A genome region from Neptunomonas japonica JAMM 1380 includes the following:
- a CDS encoding hydroxymethylglutaryl-CoA reductase: MKSHKILQAPVPMRWVGPLKISGHVLNEKLSIPLATYETPLWHSVGRGARVSVLTEGIKTTVIDERMTRSVLLEADDALAAHLAVESIKSRRDDLNSVVSTSSRFAKLIDMHSQIVGNLIYLRLEFNTGDASGHNMVTNAADKIIPWLLSEYPQLRYSSISGNYCSDKKATAVNGILGRGKYVVSEIIISRELCERRLLTTPEKIVDLNIKKNLIGTMIAGGLRSANAHFANMLLGFYLATGQDAANIIEGSQGIVHAEVRDGDLYFSCTLPNIIVGSVGNGKGLEFVEENLTKLGCKDSREAGENARRLAAICAATVLCGELSLLAAQTNPGELMEAHLKLER; encoded by the coding sequence ATGAAATCACATAAAATTTTACAGGCGCCTGTACCAATGCGCTGGGTTGGGCCTCTGAAAATATCAGGGCATGTCTTAAATGAGAAGTTATCTATACCTCTAGCAACTTATGAAACTCCATTGTGGCACTCTGTTGGCCGTGGTGCGCGGGTATCTGTGTTGACAGAAGGCATTAAAACGACAGTGATTGATGAACGTATGACCCGTTCAGTATTGTTAGAAGCAGACGATGCGTTAGCCGCACACTTGGCTGTAGAGTCGATTAAATCCAGACGTGATGATCTCAATTCAGTGGTCTCTACATCGAGTCGCTTTGCAAAACTAATAGATATGCATAGCCAGATAGTCGGTAATTTAATTTATCTGCGCCTCGAGTTTAACACCGGTGATGCATCGGGCCATAACATGGTGACCAATGCGGCGGACAAGATTATTCCTTGGTTACTGAGTGAATACCCTCAATTACGTTACTCTTCGATTTCTGGGAATTACTGCTCCGATAAAAAAGCCACGGCGGTTAACGGTATTCTTGGGCGTGGTAAGTATGTTGTAAGCGAAATCATTATCTCGCGGGAATTGTGCGAGCGTCGTTTATTAACAACGCCAGAAAAAATTGTTGATCTGAATATTAAAAAGAACCTGATCGGTACAATGATCGCTGGTGGCTTGCGCAGTGCAAATGCCCATTTTGCTAATATGTTGTTGGGCTTTTATCTGGCAACAGGGCAGGATGCAGCGAATATTATTGAAGGCTCTCAGGGGATTGTTCATGCCGAAGTGCGTGACGGTGATCTGTATTTCTCCTGCACACTGCCCAATATAATTGTGGGTAGCGTCGGTAATGGTAAAGGATTGGAATTTGTTGAGGAAAACCTCACAAAGCTGGGTTGCAAAGACTCTCGTGAAGCCGGTGAAAATGCACGTCGCTTAGCCGCTATTTGTGCCGCAACTGTGTTGTGTGGCGAGCTGTCATTGTTAGCAGCCCAAACCAATCCTGGTGAGTTGATGGAAGCGCATCTGAAGTTGGAGCGGTGA
- a CDS encoding tetratricopeptide repeat protein, producing the protein MSNSRFGKSVLIVDYKLDELSRLRDIVSGLGFEQVEAASSVNMAVSYLREMEFDIVLVAYDMGKAEKNGLQVVQEAFAEKLRLFQTRFLLIIDSASSSLLVGSLESAPDAYITRPYDRAKIQNLLEKLQRVKNAVYRVEEAMDNGKWSDALEYCARLIDVYPGLKIYLERLQGVCLLESKRYQEAEVLFGQLVASRKQVWAQVGQGMSFYFLGRHQDAIKILQQVVDQQHISVEAFSWLARSMHVCGDLSQSIILMRKAVMLQPAVPQLQSEMGNLAVCAQEWGLAIDAFRAVLKYSRYSVFQDPDHYFSLVRCLIASYQVKKEKQEELELEAIRTMEDVMRDFSDDISVQFRAHVIISELRKVLGNNELVEAELQQAVELFSRMSVSEQWRWMDWVIDATEGNPVADKVKLIRSQLLQAEPVPSWVTFMKSGLQKYKKGDVVSAAVLFRQAESAGAQSVAIVLNLAQMEIELKLQAHKELSLKHWVDCLLRLNQLNFGALSIKQHKRFKALLQRYSGIQIKMEGAD; encoded by the coding sequence ATGTCAAATAGCCGTTTCGGAAAATCAGTCCTGATTGTCGATTATAAGTTGGATGAATTATCCAGGCTTAGAGATATCGTATCGGGTTTAGGTTTTGAGCAAGTTGAAGCGGCATCATCGGTAAATATGGCTGTAAGTTATCTGCGTGAGATGGAATTTGATATTGTGCTTGTTGCTTATGATATGGGCAAAGCGGAGAAAAATGGCCTGCAAGTTGTGCAGGAGGCATTCGCTGAAAAACTACGCCTCTTTCAAACACGCTTTTTGCTTATTATTGATTCTGCTTCGTCCTCTTTGCTTGTTGGTTCATTAGAAAGTGCGCCTGATGCTTATATTACTCGTCCGTATGATCGTGCAAAAATTCAAAACCTCCTAGAAAAGCTGCAGCGAGTTAAAAACGCAGTCTATCGTGTGGAAGAAGCGATGGATAACGGTAAGTGGAGTGATGCACTAGAGTATTGTGCGCGTTTGATTGATGTTTATCCCGGACTTAAAATTTACTTGGAGCGTCTTCAGGGGGTTTGTTTGCTTGAGTCTAAACGCTACCAGGAAGCTGAAGTATTGTTCGGCCAGTTAGTCGCTTCTAGAAAGCAGGTCTGGGCGCAAGTCGGGCAGGGAATGTCCTTTTATTTCTTGGGGCGTCATCAGGATGCGATTAAGATTTTGCAGCAGGTTGTTGATCAGCAACATATTTCTGTTGAAGCGTTTTCATGGTTGGCGAGAAGCATGCATGTTTGTGGTGACTTGTCGCAGTCTATTATTCTTATGCGTAAAGCTGTGATGCTACAGCCTGCTGTTCCGCAGTTGCAGTCGGAAATGGGTAATTTGGCTGTCTGCGCGCAAGAATGGGGTTTGGCTATTGACGCATTTCGTGCGGTACTGAAATATTCACGTTACTCGGTGTTTCAAGATCCTGATCACTACTTCTCATTGGTACGTTGCCTTATTGCTTCATACCAAGTGAAGAAAGAAAAACAAGAAGAGCTTGAGCTTGAAGCGATCCGGACAATGGAAGATGTTATGAGAGATTTTTCAGACGATATCTCGGTGCAGTTTCGGGCTCACGTAATTATTTCAGAGCTGAGAAAAGTGCTTGGCAATAATGAGCTAGTAGAGGCTGAGTTACAGCAAGCGGTAGAGCTTTTTAGCCGGATGAGTGTTTCTGAACAATGGCGATGGATGGACTGGGTTATTGATGCCACCGAAGGCAATCCTGTAGCAGATAAAGTTAAGCTGATTCGATCGCAACTGCTACAAGCCGAGCCGGTGCCTTCATGGGTTACGTTTATGAAGAGTGGCTTACAAAAGTATAAAAAAGGTGATGTAGTGAGTGCTGCAGTGCTCTTTAGACAAGCTGAGTCAGCGGGTGCACAAAGCGTGGCTATTGTTTTGAATCTAGCTCAAATGGAAATTGAGTTGAAGTTGCAAGCTCACAAGGAGCTCTCTTTAAAGCATTGGGTTGATTGTTTGTTACGATTGAATCAGTTGAATTTTGGCGCTTTATCAATAAAACAACATAAGCGCTTTAAAGCATTATTGCAGCGCTACTCTGGTATTCAGATTAAAATGGAAGGAGCGGATTAG
- the fni gene encoding type 2 isopentenyl-diphosphate Delta-isomerase: MTDSTNDRKIEHIRAFDRDPAIERNARYFDRIHLLHRALPEIDLADVDSSVQMFGKTLSFPLLISSMTGGNHDLVRKINTNLAIAAEHCGVALAVGSQRVMFVDEQARSSFELRQHAPTTVLISNVGAVQLNYGFAVKECQQAVDVLDADALYLHLNPLQEAVQPEGDTNFKDLAAKIVKVRAGVSVPIMLKEVGAGLSPADVQLGLQAGIEYFDIAGSGGTSWSRIEHQRRLNKQDDLGITFQDWGIPTPLALKLMAPYQAQATFVSSGGVRDGIDMVKSVILGASICGVAAPLLHPAMESAEAVINVIERLRREFVTAMFLLGMPDVASLFRNESLILEER, from the coding sequence ATGACTGATTCAACGAATGATAGGAAAATTGAGCATATTCGTGCGTTTGATCGTGACCCTGCGATAGAGCGAAATGCGCGCTATTTTGATCGAATTCATTTGTTGCATCGGGCTTTGCCTGAAATAGACCTGGCTGATGTTGATTCATCGGTACAGATGTTCGGGAAAACGTTAAGTTTTCCATTGCTGATATCCTCCATGACCGGAGGTAATCATGATCTTGTTAGAAAAATTAATACCAATTTGGCCATTGCCGCAGAGCATTGTGGTGTTGCGCTCGCGGTAGGATCTCAGCGCGTGATGTTTGTTGATGAGCAGGCGCGCAGTAGTTTTGAATTACGCCAACATGCACCGACAACCGTATTGATTAGCAATGTTGGTGCAGTGCAGCTTAATTATGGCTTTGCTGTGAAAGAGTGTCAGCAGGCCGTTGATGTTTTAGATGCGGATGCGTTATATCTGCATTTGAACCCTTTGCAAGAAGCAGTGCAGCCTGAAGGTGATACTAATTTCAAAGATCTAGCGGCTAAAATCGTTAAAGTACGTGCGGGTGTTTCGGTTCCCATCATGCTTAAAGAAGTTGGTGCTGGGCTGTCTCCTGCTGATGTGCAGCTGGGCTTGCAAGCGGGTATTGAGTATTTTGATATTGCGGGTAGTGGTGGTACTTCGTGGAGCCGTATTGAACATCAGCGTCGGTTAAATAAACAGGATGACCTTGGGATTACCTTTCAAGATTGGGGGATTCCAACGCCATTAGCACTTAAGTTAATGGCTCCATATCAAGCGCAGGCTACTTTTGTATCGAGTGGCGGCGTAAGGGATGGGATTGATATGGTGAAATCTGTTATACTCGGCGCCTCAATTTGTGGAGTGGCGGCTCCGTTATTACATCCCGCCATGGAGTCGGCAGAAGCTGTTATAAATGTGATCGAGCGTTTACGCCGCGAATTTGTAACAGCGATGTTTTTACTGGGAATGCCTGATGTGGCGTCGTTATTCAGGAACGAGTCTCTTATTCTTGAAGAGCGCTGA
- a CDS encoding type I secretion system permease/ATPase gives MDVVQDPLLNCLVHLTQQNHRPMSADVLREGLPLINHRLTPKLFVRAAKRAGFSSRIVKRGLSGISALTLPVVLILNDDQACIFQEIDTQTGEAVIIQPESGGAHRLSLKDLESSYSGHAIFVRLEYRFTERVSRVLDQQEGHWFWGTIWRSAKIYRDVLIASFLINLFVLANPLFVMNVYDRVVPNNAIETLWVLAIGVFIVYLFDFGLKMLRAYFIELAGKKTDILLSSMLFEKVMSLQYAVMPRSVGAFSNNLREFESIRGFLSSTTNSILIDLPFAVIFLIVIGMIGGPLVVVPLVGVPVIIIYSLFISGKLKAAVEKTFESSAQKNSTLVECLTAMETVKTQRAASSLQLRWEQAVGYIAKWGMQAKMLSNSVMNFAGLVTQLCSVSLVIYGVYLISERELSMGALIACVILAGRVLQPMAQVASLITNFHQSRTALETLDSIMQLPDERDKDRQFVHRPELAGKIEFKDVHFKYPGTEQASLEKASFTLNPGEKVALIGRIGSGKTTIEKLIMGLYKPDSGSIRLDDIDLNQIDPIDLRRHVGYVPQDIMLFDGTVRDNIVMGSPEVDDEVLVEAAALAGVDSFVHRHPLGFDLPVGERGAALSGGQRQAVAIARALIHKPSILILDEPTNSMDNASEEYIRGQLETYGKGRSVILVTHKMSLLSLVDRIIVMDGGLVVADGPKAVVLDALKQGRLHIQR, from the coding sequence ATGGATGTAGTACAAGACCCTCTTCTTAATTGTTTAGTGCATTTAACCCAGCAGAACCATCGTCCTATGTCGGCAGATGTTCTTCGAGAAGGGTTGCCGCTTATTAATCATAGGCTCACTCCTAAACTGTTTGTCAGGGCAGCGAAAAGAGCTGGTTTCTCCTCACGGATTGTTAAACGAGGTCTCTCGGGTATATCTGCGTTAACTTTGCCTGTAGTGCTTATTCTTAATGATGATCAAGCCTGTATTTTTCAAGAAATTGATACCCAAACAGGTGAGGCTGTTATTATCCAGCCTGAAAGCGGTGGTGCTCATCGGTTATCCTTGAAGGACTTAGAGAGCAGTTACTCTGGTCATGCAATCTTTGTGCGCTTGGAGTATCGCTTTACCGAGCGTGTCTCTCGGGTTTTAGATCAGCAGGAAGGCCACTGGTTTTGGGGAACCATTTGGCGCTCTGCAAAAATTTATAGAGACGTATTAATTGCTTCGTTTCTAATTAATTTATTTGTCTTAGCAAACCCTTTATTTGTTATGAATGTGTATGACCGTGTAGTACCCAATAATGCAATAGAGACATTGTGGGTGCTCGCTATTGGTGTCTTCATTGTTTATCTGTTTGATTTTGGCTTAAAGATGTTGCGCGCTTATTTTATTGAGCTAGCAGGTAAAAAGACGGATATATTATTATCTTCGATGCTTTTTGAAAAAGTGATGTCATTACAATATGCTGTTATGCCGCGCTCAGTTGGCGCCTTTTCAAATAACTTACGTGAGTTTGAAAGCATTCGTGGCTTTTTAAGCTCTACTACTAATTCTATTTTAATTGACCTGCCGTTTGCCGTTATTTTTCTTATTGTTATTGGCATGATTGGTGGGCCATTAGTTGTTGTTCCGTTGGTCGGCGTCCCTGTTATTATTATTTATTCACTGTTTATTAGTGGCAAGCTTAAAGCCGCAGTAGAAAAAACATTTGAATCTTCAGCGCAAAAAAACTCGACTTTGGTGGAGTGCTTGACGGCGATGGAGACAGTCAAGACGCAACGAGCCGCATCCTCATTGCAGCTGCGTTGGGAGCAAGCTGTCGGATACATTGCGAAGTGGGGCATGCAGGCCAAAATGTTATCTAACTCGGTAATGAACTTTGCCGGTTTAGTGACTCAATTATGCTCCGTGTCATTGGTCATTTACGGTGTTTATCTGATATCAGAGCGTGAACTGTCAATGGGGGCTCTTATTGCTTGTGTCATATTGGCAGGACGGGTGCTTCAACCAATGGCGCAAGTTGCTAGTTTGATAACCAACTTTCACCAATCTCGAACGGCGCTAGAAACATTAGACAGTATTATGCAGTTGCCTGATGAGAGGGATAAGGATCGACAGTTTGTACACCGCCCTGAATTAGCAGGGAAAATTGAATTTAAAGATGTGCATTTTAAATACCCAGGTACCGAACAGGCATCCTTAGAAAAGGCTTCATTCACACTAAATCCGGGCGAAAAAGTTGCTTTGATTGGACGCATTGGCTCCGGTAAAACAACCATCGAGAAGCTCATTATGGGGTTATATAAGCCTGATAGTGGTTCGATTCGCTTGGATGATATTGATTTAAACCAAATCGATCCAATTGATCTGCGCCGTCATGTTGGTTATGTCCCACAAGATATTATGCTTTTTGATGGAACGGTCAGAGATAATATTGTTATGGGTTCTCCTGAAGTAGATGATGAGGTGCTGGTAGAAGCTGCTGCACTAGCTGGCGTCGATAGCTTTGTACATCGTCACCCTTTAGGCTTTGATCTACCTGTAGGTGAGAGAGGTGCTGCGCTTTCAGGTGGACAGCGCCAGGCCGTTGCAATAGCTAGGGCACTTATCCATAAGCCGTCTATTCTTATTTTGGACGAGCCTACAAACTCAATGGATAACGCCTCAGAAGAGTATATCCGAGGCCAATTAGAGACATACGGTAAAGGGCGTTCGGTTATTTTGGTGACACATAAAATGTCGCTGTTGTCGTTAGTGGATAGAATTATTGTAATGGATGGTGGCTTAGTGGTGGCTGATGGCCCTAAAGCAGTAGTTTTGGATGCTCTTAAGCAAGGGCGCCTGCACATTCAGCGTTAA
- a CDS encoding TolC family outer membrane protein — MILKRTLLAFAVVIGSVQNVYANQLEEVVTGAVLSSPEVKRSMDARNAVFEEVRQARGGFYPKIDIAAGVGYEWTKNTATINAIGGDVELKRREASISLRQMLFDGFLTGNEVDRHAFRLEAGNHRLREVAEEKALATTRAYIEVIKRNELRNQANVTLFNHVKVYEQIRKRSESGLGTRASLQQAKGRLALAEVNVLSAENNMRDAQASYLRVVGQKAPEELEVPEFNIESLPENEETSIKRAIANHPTLKLAQADVQAAEAQYGSARSLLYPKLNFEVDRNWNSNIDGVEGDNEDLTAMFRVRYNLYNGGSDKARIRQTRHQINEAKDIQSNAERQAVESVGLSWNAYEILGRQLVFFRQHVDSSTQTRDSYLKQFNIGQRSLLDLLDTENEVFSSKNSMIAAKYDYLIAQYRLLNGMGEMLELLKVDLEPLASTSLEGDDTRVIPPRDAEKKLLYR, encoded by the coding sequence GTGATACTAAAAAGGACCTTGCTTGCTTTCGCTGTTGTAATCGGTTCAGTGCAGAATGTCTATGCGAACCAGTTAGAAGAAGTGGTGACCGGTGCTGTATTGTCTAGCCCTGAAGTTAAACGGAGCATGGATGCACGCAACGCTGTTTTTGAAGAGGTGCGCCAGGCAAGAGGTGGTTTTTATCCCAAAATTGATATTGCTGCTGGTGTGGGGTATGAGTGGACAAAAAATACGGCGACGATAAACGCCATCGGCGGTGATGTGGAGTTAAAAAGGCGAGAAGCAAGCATTAGCCTACGACAAATGCTATTTGATGGTTTTTTGACGGGTAATGAAGTCGATCGTCATGCTTTTCGTCTTGAGGCCGGTAACCATCGATTGAGAGAGGTAGCTGAAGAGAAAGCTTTGGCAACCACTCGGGCTTATATTGAAGTTATCAAGCGTAATGAGTTACGCAATCAGGCAAATGTGACATTGTTTAACCATGTCAAAGTATATGAGCAAATTCGTAAACGCTCAGAGTCAGGGTTAGGTACAAGGGCGTCTTTGCAGCAAGCAAAAGGCCGTCTCGCTTTGGCCGAAGTTAATGTGCTCTCTGCTGAAAACAACATGCGCGATGCTCAGGCGTCTTATCTGCGTGTCGTGGGTCAAAAAGCACCTGAAGAGCTTGAAGTGCCTGAGTTTAATATTGAGTCTTTGCCTGAAAATGAAGAAACTAGCATCAAAAGGGCTATCGCTAATCATCCTACGTTAAAGCTAGCGCAGGCCGACGTGCAGGCCGCAGAGGCACAATATGGTTCTGCGCGTAGCTTGTTGTATCCAAAGTTGAACTTTGAAGTAGATCGTAATTGGAACAGTAATATAGATGGTGTTGAAGGCGATAATGAAGATTTAACAGCAATGTTTCGGGTACGTTATAATCTTTACAATGGTGGTAGTGATAAAGCGAGAATTCGCCAGACACGCCATCAGATCAATGAAGCAAAAGATATCCAGAGTAACGCTGAGCGTCAAGCGGTCGAGAGCGTTGGGCTTTCTTGGAACGCTTATGAGATTCTGGGACGTCAGTTGGTCTTTTTTAGGCAGCATGTTGATTCAAGCACTCAAACACGTGATTCATATTTAAAGCAGTTTAATATTGGTCAGCGCTCATTACTTGATCTTCTTGATACAGAAAATGAAGTGTTCTCCTCTAAGAATTCAATGATCGCGGCGAAATATGATTACTTAATTGCGCAATACCGTTTACTCAATGGTATGGGCGAAATGTTAGAGTTGCTTAAAGTTGATCTAGAGCCTTTAGCGTCAACTTCTTTGGAAGGGGATGATACAAGGGTTATCCCCCCACGCGATGCTGAAAAAAAGCTTCTATATAGGTAA
- a CDS encoding hydroxymethylglutaryl-CoA synthase, which produces MSSVGIDQISFYTSNYFLDLRTLAKVQETDPDKYYQGIGQEKMSMAAHDEDIVTMAANAAYPLVENGEAEQVSTLLFATETGIDQSKAAGIYVHRLLGLNNNCRVVELKQACYSATAAIQMACALVARQPEKKVLVIASDIARYDLNTPGEATQGCGAVAMMVTAQPRVLEIDPEVGNYAEDVMDFWRPNYRKTALVDGKYSTKIYLKALKKAWEDFRESSSLTFNDFTHFCYHLPFSRMAQKAHQHLAKANKSELDANGLEQQIADTLSYNRIIGNSYTASMYIGLTSLLENCQQDLAGKRVGFFSYGSGCVSEFFSGKVAEGYQQFLFTDLHRDMLDKRQEVSYDEYLNLYKAPDPRDGEVHTIAADTQGRFRLAAISHHKREYVAI; this is translated from the coding sequence ATGTCATCTGTTGGTATCGATCAAATTAGTTTTTATACGTCAAATTATTTTCTTGATTTGAGAACGCTGGCTAAGGTCCAAGAGACTGACCCTGATAAGTATTATCAGGGCATTGGCCAAGAGAAAATGAGTATGGCTGCTCACGATGAAGATATCGTGACCATGGCTGCAAACGCTGCTTACCCGCTTGTAGAAAATGGTGAAGCGGAGCAGGTTTCTACCTTGTTATTTGCAACTGAAACCGGCATAGATCAGTCTAAAGCGGCAGGTATTTATGTTCATCGCCTTTTAGGGTTGAATAATAATTGTCGTGTAGTTGAGTTAAAGCAAGCATGCTATAGCGCGACTGCAGCTATCCAAATGGCATGCGCACTTGTTGCTAGGCAACCTGAAAAGAAAGTTTTGGTGATTGCGTCAGATATTGCGCGCTATGATCTGAATACGCCGGGCGAAGCAACGCAAGGGTGTGGCGCCGTTGCTATGATGGTGACAGCTCAGCCGCGTGTATTGGAAATTGACCCTGAAGTGGGAAATTATGCTGAAGATGTCATGGATTTCTGGCGACCAAACTACCGTAAAACTGCATTGGTAGATGGTAAGTACTCGACAAAAATTTATCTCAAAGCATTGAAAAAAGCGTGGGAAGACTTTCGAGAAAGTAGTTCTTTAACGTTCAATGACTTTACGCATTTCTGTTATCACCTTCCTTTTAGTCGTATGGCGCAAAAAGCGCATCAACATTTGGCTAAAGCAAATAAAAGTGAGTTAGATGCTAATGGCCTAGAGCAGCAAATAGCTGATACTTTGTCTTATAATCGCATTATTGGTAATAGTTATACTGCCTCTATGTATATTGGTTTGACATCTTTGCTGGAGAATTGCCAACAAGACTTAGCCGGTAAACGAGTCGGTTTTTTTAGCTATGGTTCTGGGTGTGTCTCTGAGTTCTTCTCAGGGAAAGTTGCTGAAGGTTATCAACAGTTCTTGTTTACAGATCTACACCGAGACATGCTGGATAAGCGTCAAGAGGTGAGTTATGACGAATATCTAAACCTTTATAAAGCCCCGGATCCTAGAGATGGTGAAGTTCATACTATAGCGGCGGATACACAAGGGCGTTTTCGTCTTGCCGCTATTTCTCACCATAAGCGTGAATATGTAGCTATTTAA
- a CDS encoding response regulator transcription factor produces the protein MKLYIVSANKEVVARWTAYAGENSVEVIELDQLLLHKVSQPGCGLVHIGALNADSVEQLCVLHPHIKWVAMSDYPCDAEGLQCLEKGFRGYINTYVSQSLFSELLNVVANNDIWAGPSITQILLKQYLGNAAKPKPVSNVNSAVSYGFTDREEEVLNSLVTGASNKEIARVLGITERTVKAHVAALLNKTGTKDRLLLVLKLTHQVA, from the coding sequence ATGAAACTGTATATTGTTTCCGCCAATAAGGAAGTCGTGGCTCGTTGGACTGCATATGCAGGGGAGAACAGTGTTGAAGTAATTGAGTTAGATCAATTACTATTGCACAAGGTTAGTCAGCCAGGTTGCGGTCTTGTGCACATTGGGGCTTTAAATGCTGATTCTGTTGAACAGTTATGTGTACTGCACCCGCATATTAAATGGGTCGCAATGAGTGACTATCCGTGTGATGCTGAAGGGCTTCAATGTTTAGAAAAAGGTTTTCGCGGCTATATTAACACTTATGTGTCGCAGTCGTTGTTTAGTGAGTTGCTGAATGTTGTTGCAAATAATGATATTTGGGCGGGCCCCTCAATAACACAAATTTTGCTTAAACAATATTTAGGTAATGCTGCCAAACCAAAGCCTGTCTCTAATGTAAATAGCGCTGTAAGCTACGGCTTCACCGACCGAGAAGAAGAAGTACTTAATAGCTTGGTTACTGGTGCATCAAATAAAGAAATAGCTCGTGTATTAGGCATTACAGAGCGAACCGTAAAAGCACATGTAGCAGCGCTTTTAAATAAAACTGGAACAAAGGATCGTTTGTTGCTTGTTTTAAAGTTAACGCACCAAGTAGCATAA
- a CDS encoding HlyD family type I secretion periplasmic adaptor subunit, producing MSQKLSTDDLLYMPSVSEAMLEQTPKGARLLLWSMLAFVCISIAWASWATLDEISRGEGEIIPSQQLQVVQNLEGGIISEILVSEGDLVEKGQVLLRIDDTRFASSFKENKVRELELLAKAARLKAEAASQPFAVPTGFLPEYNSLITQEQTLYVARNNELKATLGILGQQVDQKRQELRQAESKKTQLSRSYGLLNKEVKITQPLVAEGVISEVEFLRLRRQVNDLRGELDGIRLSIPRIKSSLNETKKKLNEAELQFISVARAELNEVLSEVARLKESLGGMQDKITRTEVRAPVKGTVKQLLVNTIEGVIQPGDELINIIPWEDTLLVEAKLKPSDIAKVNAGQSAVIKVSAYDFSIYGGVDAEVSFVSPSTILDEDGKPHYIVRLKTDKPYIGQNEALLPLISGMTVSVDIMTGKKTVMDYLLKPILKGKSRALTER from the coding sequence ATGAGTCAAAAATTATCCACAGATGATTTATTGTATATGCCCAGTGTGAGCGAAGCCATGCTGGAGCAAACGCCTAAAGGTGCTCGGTTGCTGCTTTGGAGTATGCTGGCTTTTGTCTGTATTTCTATTGCTTGGGCTAGTTGGGCTACGCTGGATGAAATCAGCAGAGGTGAGGGTGAAATTATCCCTTCTCAACAGTTGCAAGTGGTACAGAACTTAGAGGGTGGGATTATTTCTGAAATTCTTGTGTCAGAAGGTGATCTTGTAGAGAAAGGGCAGGTTCTATTACGTATTGATGACACGCGCTTTGCTAGTTCCTTTAAAGAGAATAAAGTGCGTGAACTAGAACTATTGGCAAAGGCGGCGAGATTAAAAGCTGAAGCGGCCTCTCAACCATTTGCTGTTCCTACGGGCTTTCTGCCTGAATATAACTCTTTAATCACTCAAGAGCAGACTCTTTATGTGGCAAGAAATAACGAACTAAAAGCGACATTAGGTATTTTAGGGCAGCAGGTCGACCAAAAGCGTCAGGAGTTACGTCAAGCTGAATCAAAGAAAACTCAGTTATCCCGTAGTTATGGGTTGTTGAATAAAGAAGTGAAAATTACCCAGCCATTGGTCGCAGAAGGTGTTATTTCGGAAGTTGAGTTTTTGCGTTTAAGGCGTCAGGTTAATGACTTGCGTGGTGAGCTAGATGGTATCCGCCTTAGTATTCCGCGTATTAAGTCATCGTTAAATGAAACCAAGAAAAAGCTGAATGAGGCTGAGTTGCAGTTTATTAGTGTCGCTAGAGCGGAGCTTAACGAAGTGTTATCTGAAGTGGCGCGTTTAAAAGAATCGCTGGGCGGTATGCAGGATAAAATTACACGTACTGAAGTGCGCGCGCCGGTTAAAGGAACGGTTAAACAGTTATTAGTAAATACAATTGAAGGGGTTATTCAGCCGGGTGATGAACTCATTAATATTATTCCATGGGAAGACACTCTTTTAGTTGAAGCTAAATTAAAGCCTTCTGATATTGCTAAGGTAAATGCAGGGCAAAGCGCTGTTATTAAAGTATCGGCATATGATTTTAGTATATATGGAGGCGTTGATGCAGAAGTAAGCTTTGTATCTCCGAGTACTATATTAGATGAAGATGGTAAGCCGCATTATATAGTGCGCTTAAAAACGGATAAGCCTTATATTGGACAAAATGAAGCCTTACTGCCACTTATTAGTGGGATGACAGTAAGTGTTGATATTATGACAGGCAAGAAAACGGTAATGGATTATCTACTCAAGCCTATTCTAAAAGGTAAAAGCCGTGCATTAACCGAGCGTTAA